One Falco biarmicus isolate bFalBia1 chromosome 13, bFalBia1.pri, whole genome shotgun sequence genomic region harbors:
- the SELENOT gene encoding thioredoxin reductase-like selenoprotein T, with protein sequence MRAAGRRLLLLLLLLALAAGPGGGSAEQGGLPAKKLRMAYATGPLLKFQICVSUGYRRVFEEYMRVISQRYPDIRIEGENYLPQPIYRHIASFLSVFKLVLIGLIIVGKDPFAFFGMQAPSIWQWGQENKVYACMMVFFLSNMIENQCMSTGAFEITLNDVPVWSKLESGHLPSMQQLVQILDNEMKLNVHMESMPHHRS encoded by the exons atgcgggcggcggggcggcggctgctgttgctgctgctgctgctggcgctgGCGGCGGGCCCGGGTGGCGGCTCGGCGGAGCAGGGCGGCCTGCCCGCCAAGAAGCTGCGCATGGCCTACGCTACCGGGCCGCTGCTCAAGTTCCAGATCTG TGTCTCCTGAGGCTACAGGCGGGTGTTTGAGGAGTACATGCGGGTTATTAGCCAGCGGTACCCAGACATCCGAATTGAAGGGGAGAACTACCTTCCTCAACCTATATATAG GCACATAGCATCCTTCCTGTCTGTCTTCAAACTAGTATTAATAGGCTTAATAATTGTTGGCAAGgatccatttgctttctttggcATGCAAGCTCCAAGCATCTGGCAGTGGGGCCAAGAAAATAAG GTTTATGCTTGTATGATGGTCTTCTTCCTGAGCAACATGATTGAAAACCAGTGTATGTCAACAGGTGCATTTGAAATAACTTTGAATG ATGTTCCAGTGTGGTCTAAGCTGGAGTCTGGCCACCTTCCTTCCATGCAGCAGCTTGTACAAATTCTTGATAATGAAATGAAGCTCAACGTGCATATGGAGTCAATGCCTCATCATCGATCATAG
- the ERICH6 gene encoding LOW QUALITY PROTEIN: glutamate-rich protein 6 (The sequence of the model RefSeq protein was modified relative to this genomic sequence to represent the inferred CDS: inserted 3 bases in 2 codons), with protein MRVDKKQVQKLVFLQQGYSVLLAFKAGYMKRVPGTLSFSRQQERQMXQLAFLAAKLTSVAECSIQGSTISYLLSQEPPWLKGWTPVPGVXAAEPAEQPVSHRIACCSVTPTCGKASKNELLEKYYKHGGKFLTLLPDGTAQLFYPSGNVAITVVREKEGLICIVQEDKLSNTKIQAVFKSDDRSTCYYPNRSVSLNTSIQGGQHLDQADSRLRRWMWSNSVMSSGTHVPLSPIFIALNQHAGVRVLGQNRTSFLPCHGTTSKINVGIKVQVGDTGQLPPSSRLSEDELLLLAFRVRILQLFNRLRGCLNFPSNEQWYKIKPPAYFITQTLKILQLCTTSDISHELCSSVRATVNAPVWQHV; from the exons ATGCGAGTGGATAAAAAACAGGTTCAGAAACTTGTGTTCCTACAGCAAGGATATTCAGTACTTCTAGCTTTCAAAGCAGGATATATGAAACGTGTACCAGGAACgctttctttttccaggcagcaggagagacaAA GCCAGTTAGCTTTCCTGGCAGCAAAGCTGACAAGCGTAGCTGAAT GTTCAATTCAAGGCAGCACGatttcctacctgctttctcagGAGCCCCCATGGCTGAAGGGCTGGACACCAGTGCCCGGTGT AGCAGCAGAGCCTGCGGAGCAGCCCGTCTCCCACCGCATCGCCTGCTGCAGTGTTACCCCCACGTGTGGAAAGGCAT CGAAGAATGAACTGTTGGAAAAATACTACAAACATGGAGGGAAATTCCTTACCCTGCTTCCAGATGGCACAGCGCAGTTATT CTATCCGTCTGGAAATGTGGCAATCACTGTTGTACGAGAGAAAGAAGGGCTTATTTGTATCGTACAGGAAGACAAGCTGAGTAACACCAAAATACAAGCAGTATTTAAATCTGATGACAGAAGTACTTGCTATTACCCAAACAGATCTGTGTC GTTAAACACGAGCATTCAGGGAGGGCAGCATTTGGACCAAGCAGACAGCAGGCTGAGAAGGTGGATGTGGTCAAACAGTGTCATGTCATCAGGAACTCACGTCCCACTGAGCCCCATCTTCATCGCCCTGAACCAGCATGCGGGGGTCAGGGTGCTGGGCCAGAACAGGACCAGTTTCCTTCCTTGCCATGGGACAACAAGCAAAATCAATGTGGGAATCAAAGTGCAG GTCGGTGACACTGGACAGCTGCCTCCCTCCAGCCGGCTCAGCGAAGATGAGCTCCTGCTGCTTGCCTTCAGGGTGAGGATTCTGCAGCTCTTCAACAGACTGCGTGGATGCCTAAACTTTCCTTCTAATGAGCAATGGTACAAAATTAAGCCTCCAGCGTACTTTATCACACAGACTTTAAAGATCTTACAGCTTTGCACAACTTCTGACATAAGCCATGAGCTATGCAGCTCAGTCAGGGCAACAGTAAACGCTCCAGTCTGGCAGCACGTGTAG